From Pseudomonadota bacterium, one genomic window encodes:
- a CDS encoding peptide chain release factor 3: protein MSTLLEKEILKRRTFGIISHPDAGKTTLTEKLLLFGGAIQMAGAVKSRKTSRHATSDWMAIEQERGISVTSSVMKFNYRDLEINLLDTPGHQDFSEDTYRVLTAVDSALMVIDSAKGVEPQTEKLMEVCRLRNTPIITFINKMDRDGLEPLEILHDIEDKLQVECAPLSWPIGMGRLFKGVYDLYRRQLRLFTPGQESHRQPGIVVENLQDPLLDKLLGMQAQKLREDVELMEGAANPFSHEDYLKASQTPVFFGSAINNFGVREMLDAFVELAPPPGPRPTLTRMVRPEEEAFSGFAFKIQANMDPAHRDRIAFFRICSGKFERGMKVRHHRLGKEVTVANATIFMAQDRNHVEEAWPGDIIGIHNHGTIKIGDTFTTKEELKFTGIPSFAPEHFRRVILKNPLKAKQLSKGLLQLAEEGAVQVFRPLLGSDYILGAVGVLQFEVTIARLKAEYGVDAVYETTDYAAARWVVCPDRKELENFRKKNENQLALDSEEQLALLASSEWRLNRTIELFPKIIFKKTREYN, encoded by the coding sequence TTGAGCACCCTTTTAGAGAAAGAAATTTTAAAAAGGCGGACCTTCGGCATTATCAGTCATCCCGACGCCGGCAAAACCACTTTAACCGAGAAACTGTTGCTTTTCGGCGGCGCCATTCAGATGGCCGGGGCGGTCAAGTCCCGTAAAACTTCCAGGCATGCGACCAGTGACTGGATGGCGATCGAGCAGGAACGCGGCATCTCGGTGACTTCGTCGGTGATGAAATTCAACTATCGTGATTTAGAGATCAATTTACTGGATACACCTGGTCATCAGGATTTTTCCGAGGATACTTATCGGGTTCTGACCGCCGTCGACAGCGCTCTGATGGTCATCGACAGCGCCAAGGGAGTGGAGCCGCAGACGGAAAAACTGATGGAGGTCTGCCGCCTGCGCAATACCCCGATTATTACCTTTATCAACAAAATGGATCGCGACGGTCTGGAACCGCTTGAAATTCTGCATGATATCGAGGATAAACTGCAGGTCGAATGCGCGCCGCTTTCCTGGCCGATCGGTATGGGTCGGCTGTTTAAAGGGGTCTATGATCTCTACCGGCGGCAACTGCGTTTGTTTACGCCCGGCCAGGAGAGCCATCGGCAGCCGGGGATCGTCGTGGAAAATTTGCAGGACCCCTTGCTTGATAAACTTCTGGGCATGCAGGCGCAAAAACTGCGCGAGGACGTTGAACTGATGGAAGGCGCGGCCAATCCTTTCTCGCACGAGGATTACCTCAAGGCCTCTCAGACGCCGGTGTTTTTCGGCAGCGCCATAAATAATTTCGGGGTCAGAGAAATGCTGGACGCTTTTGTGGAACTGGCCCCGCCGCCCGGTCCCCGGCCGACGCTGACCCGAATGGTGCGTCCCGAGGAGGAGGCCTTTTCCGGTTTTGCTTTTAAAATCCAGGCCAACATGGATCCCGCGCATCGGGATCGCATCGCTTTTTTTCGTATTTGTTCGGGAAAGTTTGAACGCGGTATGAAGGTGCGTCATCATCGTCTGGGCAAGGAGGTGACGGTGGCCAACGCCACGATTTTCATGGCCCAGGACCGCAATCATGTCGAGGAAGCCTGGCCCGGCGATATCATCGGTATTCATAATCATGGCACGATCAAGATCGGCGATACCTTCACCACCAAGGAAGAGCTTAAGTTTACCGGAATTCCAAGCTTCGCGCCGGAGCATTTTCGCCGGGTGATTCTCAAAAATCCCTTGAAAGCCAAGCAGCTCAGCAAAGGGCTGCTACAGTTGGCCGAGGAAGGTGCGGTGCAGGTTTTCCGACCGCTGCTCGGCAGTGATTATATTCTCGGGGCGGTCGGCGTGCTTCAGTTCGAGGTGACGATTGCCCGGCTCAAGGCTGAATACGGGGTTGACGCCGTCTACGAAACGACCGATTATGCGGCGGCCCGCTGGGTGGTTTGTCCTGATCGCAAGGAACTCGAAAACTTCAGAAAGAAGAATGAGAATCAGCTGGCCCTGGACAGCGAGGAACAGCTGGCTTTGTTGGCCTCGAGCGAGTGGCGTTTGAACCGGACCATCGAGCTTTTTCCCAAAATAATTTTCAAAAAAACCCGGGAATACAACTGA